In a single window of the Pandoraea pulmonicola genome:
- the malQ gene encoding 4-alpha-glucanotransferase, with translation MSTTAASLLSAPSQDALRTLARRAGLLVHWKDAAGQAHTVSLDVLRALLDAMGLQCANAAQCRDSLNFLESPASLSDDAQIVTRVDVPATLPDLSMTAGRKRLPYRIHLEDGGAIDGVTEVDANSGETLLRAIDVPGYHYLDIGNRRLMVVVAPPHAHRLPETARDWGMSVPLYALRGEGDGGLGHYGALAEAAKACATHGAQALAISPAHAMFSARPAQYSPYSPSNRRWYNTAHIDPAALCGMPEAQEAARRLQLIPGYAQRERQQLVNWPAASTARLQVLRHLYGLRERWLTPEQAGALKAFRRNGRDALEAHARFEMLHERLHSTHGDDWRRWPRGLHSPWAPQAERLAVEHADDVAFHMFLQWLALQGLRGAHRQAREAGMGIGLIADMAVGVDSSGSEAWADDGHLLQGVSLGAPPDAFNHAGQVWGLTTFSPWALRQRGYRPFIATLRAALAFAGGVRIDHVLGLSRLWVCPAGAPAMSGAYLRYPLDALLAIVALESSRHQAIVVGEDLGTVPVDFRARVAAQGVLGTDVLWFARSESSPEQQAPPADFLDPRQWRTEAVATTSTHDLPTAVGWWIGRDIAWRVRLSRTTFDARAARRARRADRSALWEAMVAAGVVNEGGEASAPPARSDSASAGDAGDAPPRSAGRPPTATPLDAIVSFVALAPAALALLPISDAIGAREADNLPGTTTEHPNWRRRLPAPVSTLLGEPEVASRVARFARTRAAGARRNAPRRPAHRSTGS, from the coding sequence ATGAGCACCACTGCCGCTTCGCTGCTGTCCGCGCCATCGCAGGACGCGCTGCGCACGCTCGCACGACGCGCGGGCCTGCTCGTCCATTGGAAGGACGCTGCCGGTCAGGCGCACACCGTCTCGCTCGACGTCTTGCGCGCGCTGCTCGACGCCATGGGCCTGCAGTGTGCGAACGCGGCGCAGTGCCGCGATAGTCTCAACTTCCTGGAGTCGCCGGCATCCCTTTCCGACGACGCACAGATCGTGACGCGGGTCGACGTGCCCGCCACCCTGCCTGACCTTTCGATGACCGCGGGGCGCAAGCGTCTGCCGTACCGCATCCATCTCGAAGACGGCGGCGCCATCGACGGCGTGACCGAGGTCGACGCGAACTCCGGCGAGACGCTGCTGCGCGCCATCGACGTGCCCGGCTATCACTATCTCGACATCGGCAACCGACGACTGATGGTCGTGGTCGCCCCGCCGCACGCGCATCGTTTGCCTGAGACCGCGCGAGACTGGGGAATGAGCGTACCACTCTATGCGTTGCGCGGCGAAGGCGACGGCGGACTCGGCCACTATGGAGCACTCGCCGAGGCCGCAAAAGCGTGCGCGACGCATGGCGCGCAGGCGCTCGCCATCAGTCCGGCGCACGCCATGTTCAGCGCGCGGCCGGCGCAGTACAGTCCCTACTCGCCGTCGAACCGTCGTTGGTACAACACGGCTCACATCGATCCGGCCGCGTTGTGCGGCATGCCCGAAGCACAGGAAGCCGCGCGTCGGCTGCAACTGATCCCCGGCTATGCGCAACGCGAGCGTCAGCAGCTCGTCAATTGGCCTGCCGCATCCACCGCGCGTCTGCAAGTGTTGCGCCACCTCTACGGTCTTCGCGAACGGTGGCTCACGCCCGAGCAGGCCGGTGCGCTCAAGGCATTCCGACGCAACGGCCGCGACGCACTCGAAGCCCACGCCCGCTTCGAAATGCTCCATGAGCGGCTGCACTCGACGCACGGCGACGACTGGCGGCGATGGCCTCGCGGTCTGCATTCGCCATGGGCCCCGCAGGCCGAACGTCTGGCCGTCGAGCATGCCGACGACGTTGCCTTCCATATGTTCCTCCAGTGGCTCGCGTTGCAGGGCCTTCGCGGGGCGCACCGGCAGGCGCGCGAAGCGGGCATGGGAATCGGCCTCATCGCCGATATGGCGGTCGGCGTCGATTCGAGTGGCAGCGAGGCCTGGGCCGATGACGGGCATTTGCTGCAAGGCGTATCGCTGGGTGCGCCGCCGGATGCGTTCAACCACGCGGGCCAGGTCTGGGGACTGACGACCTTCTCGCCCTGGGCGCTGCGGCAACGGGGCTACCGCCCGTTCATCGCGACATTACGCGCGGCGCTGGCGTTCGCGGGCGGAGTGCGCATCGACCACGTGCTGGGGTTGTCCCGCCTCTGGGTGTGTCCGGCGGGCGCACCGGCCATGTCCGGCGCCTATCTCAGATATCCGCTCGACGCCCTGCTCGCCATCGTGGCACTGGAGTCCTCTCGCCATCAAGCAATCGTCGTCGGCGAGGACCTCGGGACGGTGCCGGTCGATTTCCGCGCCCGCGTTGCTGCGCAGGGGGTGCTGGGAACCGACGTCCTCTGGTTCGCGCGCAGCGAGTCATCACCGGAACAGCAGGCACCGCCCGCCGACTTTCTCGACCCGCGCCAGTGGCGCACCGAAGCGGTCGCCACGACGAGCACGCATGATCTGCCGACGGCGGTCGGCTGGTGGATCGGGCGCGACATCGCCTGGCGCGTGCGCCTGTCGCGCACGACCTTCGACGCGCGCGCCGCCCGTCGGGCGCGCCGCGCCGACCGCTCGGCGCTATGGGAAGCGATGGTGGCGGCCGGGGTGGTCAACGAAGGCGGTGAGGCGTCTGCACCGCCAGCGCGTTCCGATTCGGCCTCGGCCGGCGATGCCGGGGACGCTCCGCCGAGATCGGCGGGCCGCCCACCGACGGCGACGCCGCTCGACGCCATCGTGAGTTTCGTGGCGCTCGCGCCTGCCGCGCTCGCGCTGCTGCCCATCTCGGACGCCATCGGAGCGCGCGAAGCCGACAACCTGCCCGGAACCACGACCGAACATCCCAACTGGCGCCGTCGCCTGCCGGCACCGGTGTCGACGCTGCTCGGCGAGCCCGAAGTCGCCTCGCGCGTCGCACGGTTTGCCCGCACGCGCGCCGCCGGTGCGCGACGCAATGCCCCTCGCCGGCCGGCCCACCGATCGACAGGATCATGA
- the treY gene encoding malto-oligosyltrehalose synthase codes for MNREASMTPISTLRVQFNASYTFADASRDVPAFAALGVSHLYASPIWTAAAGSTHGYDVVDPGTVSDVLGAESGLRRLRDRLAAFDMGLVVDIVPNHMGIGPGNRWWYDVLRRGRKSPYARYFDIDWDGNADVPAGKVLLPVLPESLAETLARRALSILHGVTGESSLACGDARWPVAADAPGIADTPCTPRDWQRVLARQHFHLAHWPLARDALNWRRFFDITTLAAVCVERPEVFEAVHRLVLRLFADGVIDGVRVDHVDGLSDPGAYCRMLRATLREHGRGREPWIVVEKILMHGERLDARWQTDGTTGYDFMNDVGALLHDENGASKLDALWRTATGDTRDFDAHVGEARVQLIVERFGSEMARVVKALVALVEADANGPARDLGIASLRRCACALAGAFPVYRCYPDGPEPEDAACEVLATAMAGARQRLHPLDHAALAQLGRWLTPDEDGTTGLRREAQIRFAQTTAPLAAKAVEDTAGYRWGRLLSRNDVGCDAATLSLPLSAFHQANAYRAQHWPRAMLTTATHDHKRGEDVRARLAVLSEIPARWAERVAGWRAENDRFRDTLRNAPDPAHELMLYQTLAGAWPCAWSSTSATREATTRFVGRIAQWQRKAIREAGVRSSWLAPDSAYEAACDAFLDAIMADPSFVQSMQAFSNAIGPAGALNGLTQTFLRLTCPGVPDTYQASVGWDQTLVDPDNRRPVHFDLDGIAAPGGAIDRGGWLSLMDRWQDGDVKLALLRAVLRLRKAFAPAFTQGDYMPLAAHGPCASQVVAFARVPAPSAGAMVICIATRHAAHHLGATGAAAVSDGGPRLRARDWRGTVLDVTPASRTLRWRSLIDGAAIEAKSHDGLTLAEVLDVLPVAVLTPA; via the coding sequence ATGAATCGTGAGGCTTCCATGACGCCGATCTCGACGCTGCGGGTGCAGTTCAACGCCAGCTATACCTTCGCCGACGCATCGCGCGACGTGCCCGCGTTCGCCGCGCTGGGCGTCTCGCATCTGTACGCCTCGCCGATATGGACCGCGGCGGCCGGCTCGACGCACGGCTACGACGTCGTGGATCCCGGCACCGTGAGCGACGTGCTTGGCGCCGAATCGGGCCTGCGCCGCCTGCGCGACCGGCTGGCTGCTTTCGATATGGGGCTCGTGGTGGATATCGTGCCGAACCACATGGGCATCGGACCGGGAAATCGCTGGTGGTACGACGTGCTTCGACGCGGCAGGAAAAGCCCGTACGCCCGGTACTTCGACATCGATTGGGATGGCAACGCCGACGTCCCCGCGGGCAAGGTGTTGCTGCCCGTGCTGCCGGAGTCCCTCGCGGAGACGCTGGCACGGCGTGCGTTGTCCATCCTGCACGGCGTGACCGGCGAATCGTCGCTCGCATGTGGCGATGCGCGCTGGCCGGTGGCGGCCGACGCGCCGGGGATTGCCGATACGCCGTGCACGCCCCGGGACTGGCAGCGCGTGCTTGCCCGTCAGCACTTCCATCTTGCGCACTGGCCGCTCGCACGCGATGCCCTGAACTGGCGACGGTTCTTCGACATCACGACGCTGGCGGCCGTATGCGTCGAACGGCCGGAAGTGTTCGAAGCGGTCCACCGCCTCGTGCTTCGCCTGTTTGCCGACGGTGTCATCGACGGTGTGCGGGTTGATCACGTCGATGGCCTGAGCGATCCCGGTGCCTATTGCCGCATGCTGCGCGCGACGCTGCGCGAGCACGGTCGAGGGCGCGAGCCGTGGATCGTGGTCGAAAAAATCCTGATGCATGGCGAACGCCTCGACGCCCGCTGGCAAACCGACGGCACGACGGGCTACGACTTCATGAACGACGTCGGCGCGCTGCTGCATGACGAAAACGGCGCAAGCAAGCTCGATGCGCTGTGGCGTACGGCGACGGGCGACACCCGCGACTTCGACGCGCACGTTGGCGAAGCACGGGTGCAGTTGATCGTCGAGCGCTTCGGCAGCGAGATGGCACGGGTCGTCAAGGCGCTCGTCGCGTTGGTGGAGGCAGATGCCAATGGGCCCGCGCGCGATCTTGGCATCGCCAGTCTGCGCCGATGCGCTTGCGCGCTCGCGGGGGCCTTTCCCGTCTACCGCTGCTACCCGGATGGCCCAGAGCCCGAGGACGCGGCCTGCGAAGTGTTGGCCACCGCCATGGCCGGCGCGCGCCAGCGCCTGCACCCGCTCGACCATGCCGCCCTCGCGCAGTTGGGCCGGTGGCTCACGCCGGACGAGGACGGCACGACCGGACTTCGACGCGAGGCACAGATCCGCTTCGCGCAGACCACCGCGCCGTTGGCGGCCAAGGCGGTCGAGGACACCGCCGGGTATCGCTGGGGGCGGCTTCTCTCGCGCAACGATGTCGGCTGCGATGCCGCCACGTTGTCGTTGCCGCTGTCGGCCTTTCATCAGGCCAACGCGTATCGCGCCCAGCACTGGCCCCGGGCCATGCTCACGACGGCGACCCATGATCACAAGCGCGGCGAGGACGTGCGGGCGCGGCTGGCCGTGCTCTCGGAAATCCCGGCGCGCTGGGCCGAGAGGGTCGCCGGCTGGCGGGCGGAGAACGATCGCTTTCGCGATACGTTGCGAAATGCCCCGGATCCTGCGCACGAATTGATGCTGTACCAGACGCTCGCCGGCGCGTGGCCGTGCGCATGGTCGTCCACGTCTGCGACGCGCGAGGCCACGACCCGGTTCGTCGGACGCATCGCGCAATGGCAACGCAAGGCGATCCGCGAGGCAGGTGTGCGAAGCTCATGGCTCGCGCCGGATAGCGCTTACGAAGCGGCCTGCGACGCGTTTCTCGACGCGATCATGGCCGATCCGTCGTTCGTCCAGTCGATGCAGGCGTTCTCCAATGCCATTGGTCCCGCGGGCGCCTTGAACGGTCTGACCCAAACGTTCCTGCGTCTCACCTGTCCGGGCGTTCCCGACACATATCAGGCGAGCGTCGGTTGGGACCAGACGCTCGTCGACCCGGACAATCGTCGCCCCGTGCATTTCGATCTTGACGGCATTGCCGCGCCGGGCGGCGCCATCGACCGCGGCGGATGGCTCTCGCTGATGGACCGCTGGCAAGACGGCGACGTGAAGCTGGCGCTGTTGCGAGCGGTGCTGCGCCTGCGCAAGGCGTTTGCGCCGGCATTCACGCAGGGCGACTACATGCCTCTCGCCGCCCACGGGCCGTGCGCCTCTCAGGTCGTGGCCTTCGCCCGGGTGCCGGCACCGAGTGCGGGCGCGATGGTGATCTGCATCGCCACCCGGCATGCCGCGCATCACCTGGGCGCGACAGGCGCCGCGGCGGTGTCCGACGGCGGCCCCCGTCTGCGGGCGCGGGATTGGCGCGGCACCGTGCTCGATGTCACGCCGGCATCGCGAACATTGCGCTGGCGAAGCCTGATAGACGGCGCGGCAATCGAAGCAAAATCGCACGATGGACTCACGCTCGCGGAAGTGCTCGATGTGCTCCCGGTCGCCGTGCTCACGCCGGCGTGA
- a CDS encoding DUF4142 domain-containing protein — protein MKPTQRSQGRFHRRLYGLLAELALVTPAMALAQTPLTPHEPRPGGADMVDPGKPRDSRLMTHPPGGVDAEFVDAAERSGMLEVQASQLALERSPNTEVKNFARQMVADHTKAASQLQQIAARKGIRTPATSEVDPDLQALKSKQGHDFDVAYLAVAGPAAHEQAARLFQREAKSGQDPELKAFARNTLPTIQHHLTMARKLATSLANTK, from the coding sequence ATGAAACCCACGCAACGCAGCCAGGGACGCTTCCACCGACGCCTGTACGGCCTGCTGGCCGAACTGGCCTTGGTCACGCCGGCGATGGCGCTCGCGCAAACGCCGCTCACGCCGCACGAGCCGAGGCCCGGCGGCGCCGATATGGTCGATCCCGGCAAGCCGCGAGACTCGCGACTCATGACGCATCCGCCGGGCGGCGTCGACGCCGAGTTCGTCGACGCTGCCGAGCGCTCCGGCATGCTCGAGGTGCAGGCGAGTCAATTGGCGCTGGAGCGCTCGCCGAACACCGAGGTGAAGAACTTCGCGCGCCAGATGGTGGCCGATCACACCAAGGCGGCAAGCCAGTTGCAGCAAATCGCCGCTCGCAAGGGCATCCGCACGCCGGCGACCTCGGAGGTCGATCCCGACTTGCAGGCGCTCAAGTCCAAGCAGGGCCACGATTTCGACGTCGCCTATCTGGCGGTCGCGGGGCCCGCCGCGCATGAACAGGCGGCGCGGCTGTTCCAGCGTGAAGCGAAGTCCGGACAGGACCCGGAACTCAAGGCTTTCGCGCGTAATACGCTGCCCACGATCCAGCACCACCTGACGATGGCACGCAAGCTCGCCACGTCTCTCGCCAACACGAAATGA
- a CDS encoding SDR family oxidoreductase, with amino-acid sequence MTTSQHSNRPPPQTQKQQPGVEAEMHPKPQDTSKEYVGSGKLADRVAIVTGGDSGIGRAVAVAFAKEGADVAIVYLKESEDAGTTRGLIEETGRRCLTIEADIGDRAQARQAVDKVIETWGRLDVLVNNAGEQHVRESLAEISEDQLRRTFQTNVFGMFFMTQAALVHMKAGARIVNTTSVTAYHGNPVLLDYSASKGAIVSFTRALAANLAPHGVYVNAVAPGPIWTPLIPSTFSADQVARFGDNTPLKRPGQPDELAACYVLLACRDGSYMTGQTLHPNGGTAVGG; translated from the coding sequence ATGACGACAAGCCAGCATTCCAACAGACCACCGCCGCAGACGCAGAAGCAGCAGCCCGGCGTGGAAGCCGAGATGCACCCGAAGCCGCAGGACACCTCGAAGGAATACGTCGGTAGCGGCAAGCTCGCGGATCGGGTGGCCATCGTGACCGGCGGCGACAGCGGCATCGGGCGCGCCGTGGCGGTGGCCTTCGCCAAGGAAGGCGCGGACGTCGCCATCGTCTATCTGAAGGAGTCCGAAGACGCGGGCACGACACGCGGTCTCATCGAGGAGACTGGCCGCAGATGTCTGACGATCGAAGCGGACATCGGCGACCGGGCACAGGCGCGTCAGGCGGTCGACAAGGTGATCGAGACCTGGGGGCGCCTCGACGTGCTCGTCAACAACGCCGGCGAGCAGCACGTGCGCGAGAGCCTTGCCGAGATCTCGGAAGACCAGTTGCGCAGGACCTTCCAGACCAACGTATTCGGCATGTTCTTCATGACGCAGGCGGCGCTCGTGCACATGAAGGCGGGAGCGCGCATCGTCAATACCACCTCGGTCACCGCCTACCACGGCAATCCGGTGCTGCTCGACTACTCGGCCAGCAAAGGGGCGATCGTCTCGTTCACGCGTGCGCTGGCGGCCAACCTCGCGCCGCATGGCGTCTACGTGAACGCGGTGGCGCCGGGGCCGATCTGGACGCCGTTGATTCCGTCGACGTTCAGCGCCGATCAAGTGGCCAGGTTCGGCGACAACACGCCGCTCAAACGCCCGGGGCAACCGGACGAGTTGGCCGCGTGCTACGTGCTGCTCGCCTGCCGCGATGGCAGCTACATGACGGGGCAGACGTTGCACCCCAACGGTGGGACCGCCGTGGGTGGCTGA